DNA sequence from the Prosthecodimorpha staleyi genome:
GGCAGAAGCGCGTGGCAGCTTCGCGGCCGTGCCGCTGGTGCTGCGCAATGGCGGCTTCCTTCCGCACATGAACCATCGGCTGGCGGACGATCCGCTGCATTACGCCAGCTTCCGCTTCGTCGCAGGCCCGCCGCAGCGGTATCGCGATACCGGCTGCGCCTGGATGCTCGACCCGGCCCGGGCGGGCGGCGGCGCGCTGATCAATCTCGGCGTCCATTTCATGGATATCGCGCGCTGCTGGCTGCCCGGCGCGCAGACCCGCGTCATCGCGTCTGTGATGGGCAATGCAGCCGCCGGCCTGCCGATCGAGGACTATGCCGCCGTGACCGTTTCCGACGGCCGGCGCACCGTGACGGTGGAGACCGGCTACCTGACGCCGGCCGCCACCCACCAGTTCGACATGCACTATGCCGTCGATATGGCAGGCGGCTACGTCACCGTTGCCGGACCCGGCGCGGTCGACATCGCCGACCGGTCGGGCGGCCGCGAGACCCTCGCCATGCCGACCACCAACGTGCCGCTCTACGAGGTCTTCGTCGCCGACGTGCTCGACCGCGCCCGGTCAGGGCGCCCGCCCCTCGCCGGTCTCGACGCCATGGCAGAGGCTTTCGGGCTGATCGACCAGGCCTATGCGATGGCCGCGCCGTTCCGGGTCGCCCGGCCGGCGTGAGCCGTCAGGCGCCCCGCGGCGCATTCAACGGGCGGACCGGGGTGCCGGCCTGGAAGCCCTCCACGGCTTCGATGGTATCGGCATAGATCAGCCGGTAGTTCTCCTCGACGACATAGCCGAGATGCGGCAGCAGGACGGCGTTGTCGAGGCTGCGCAGCGGGTGGTCGGCCGGCAGCGGCTCCAGATCGAAGACGTCGAGGCCGGCGCCGGCGATGCGGCCGGCCTGCAGGTGGGCGACCAGCGCGGCCTCGTCGACGATCGGTCCGCGCGAGGTGTTGATCAGATAGGCGGTCGGCTTCATCAGACCGAGTTCGCGCGCGCCGATCAGGCCGCGGCTGCGCTCGGACAGGCGCAGGTGGATGGAGACCACGTCGGCGGCGGCGAGGAGGTCCTCCTTGTCGACACGGATCGCCCCTGCGGCGGCGGCCTTCTCGTCGGTCAGGTTGGCGCTCCAGGCGATCACCTTCATGCCCAGCACCTGCCCGAAAGCCGCCATCCGGCTGCCGATGGTACCGAGGCCGATCAGCCCCAAGGTGCGGCCGTGGAGGCCGACACCGACGGTCTCCTGCCAGCGCCCGGTGCGCATGCCGAGCGCCTCGCGCGGGATGTGGCGGACGAGCGCGAGCATCAGGCCGAGGGTCAGTTCCGGCGTCGCATGCGGCCAGCTGCGGGTGCCGCAGACCTGGACGCCATGCGCGGCGGCGGCCTCCAGGTCGATCGCCGCATTGGCCATGCCGGCGGTGACCAGCAGGCGGAGCCGGGGCAGCCGGGCGAACAGGGCGGCGGGAAAGGGTGTCCGCTCGCGCATCGCCAGGATGGCGTCGTAAGGGGCGAGCCGTTCGGCCACCCGGTCGATGTCGCCGATCGGCCCGTCGAGCGCGTCGACGGTCACGGCCGGCGCCAGCCGCTGCCAGTCGCCGAGGGACAGGGCGACCCCCTGGTAGTCATCGAGAAGGGCGAGACGCACGGAACGCAATCCTCCGGAGGGCGAACGAATTCGGTCGGACAGGGACGCAAGTCGTCCCCGGGACGGGCAGCCGGACACGCGACGCGGCACCCGGCCGCACGATCCCATGCGGACGGACCGCAAACGGATTCGAAACGCGTGCAAAAGCCGCGCATCAGCCCGGCTAGGACTTGCAGGGCGTTGCACGGATTGCAATGGCCTGCACGGTGTATCCGGGCCGCGTCGATCGCGCATCCAAGCCGGAGACGGGGACGGCAATGGACCCGGCACCCGCGCCGGATGCCCGACCCGGGATCAGCCCGAACCTCCGGCCCCGGTTCGGGATGGGTAGCGGACGACGGGCCGCAGCCTCCCGACGGCCGGGCCGGCAAGCCGCCAACGGGTGGCGGCCGACGGGTGGCGGCCGACTGGGCGCCCGATGCGACCCTGCGTCAATGCGCTTGCGTTCGCAAGCCCGATCGTCGACCATAAAGAATGCATTGTCCATCGGCCGCAGGGCCCATCGCGGATCGTCATGGCAGCCATCACCAAGCAGGACTGGGTCGCGCAGGTGCTGCGCGAGCGGATCATTGCCGGCCAGTATGCCCGCGGCGACAAGCTGAAGCAGGCCGAACTGGCCGCCGAACTCGGCGTCTCGATCACTCCGGTGCGCGAGGCGCTGCTGACCTTGCAGGCCGAGGGCTATGTCGGCGGCAACCCGCACAAGGGCCTGATCGTGCCTCATCTGGTCGCCGGCCAGGTGCGCGAGATCTACGACCTGCGCCTGATGCTGGAGCGCGAGCTGACCGCGATCGCGGTGGCGCGGATCACGCCCGGCCGGTTCCAGGAACTGCAGGACCTGCAGCGCGACGTGGTCCGCGCCATCGAGGCCGGCGACCTGCTCGCCGTGCGCACCGCCAATGTTCGCTTCCATTTCGGGCTCTATGCCATGGCCGAGCGGCCGCAGACGCTGCATTTCGTGCGCGTGCTGTGGTCGAAATATCCCTTCACGGCCCAGGACACCCGGCACGACCGGCCGAACCGGATGCGCCACGAGCATGACGACATTCTGGCCCGCATCGCCGACGACGACCCTTCCGGCGCGGTGGAGGCCATGGTGGCCCATATCCGCAGCGGCTGGCGCGAAGGCCGCCACGGCCTCGCCGCCGTCCCGGCGACCGGCGCCGTGACGGCGTGACGGGCATCGAACTGCCCTCGCCGTCCCACGCCGCGGCGGCCGCCGTCCCGCCCGCCCCACTCCCCGCCCGCCCCACTCCCCGCCCGTCCCCTCCCCGACCGGATACCGACCGACCATGAGTTCTGCCGAAAATCCGCCGTGTGCCGCCGCGATCCCCGCCGCGACATCCACCACGGTGCCCGCCCCGATCGCCGCCCTGGACGCCACCGCCGAGCGGATCGCGACGCCGTGCGGGGCCGGGGCGATGGTCTGGCGCGCCTGGGGCGCGGGGCGGCCTGTCGTCCTGCTGCATGGCGGCTACGGCTCATGGCAGCACTGGGTGCGCAACATTCCGGCGCTCGCCGCCCGGCGGCGGGTCTATGCGGCCGACATGCCGGGGCTGGGCGATTCGGCCGATGCGCCGGAGCCGGTCGTGCCGGAGACGATCGCCGCGATCCTCGCCCGCGGGCTCGACGCGATCGGGCTCGCGGCTGCCGAGACGGACCTGGTCGGCTTCTCCTTCGGCGCGCTGATCGGCAGCCATCTGGCGGCGCTGCGGCCGGGCCACCGCTCGCTGACGCTGGTCGGGGCCGGGGCAATCGGCGCGGCGCGGCGCGCGATCACGCTGGAGCGGACCGATCTCGACCTGTCGCCGGCCGACCTCGCCGCCGCCCAGCGGCGCAACCTGAACCGGCTGATGATCGCCGATCCGGCCCGCATCGACGATCTCGCCGTCGCCATCCAGACCGACAACGTCGCCCGCGCCCGGGTCAAGAGCCGCCGCTTTGCCGCCTCCGCGTCGATCCTGGAAGCGCTCCGGCGCGCCAAGATTGGGCAGTTGCATGTCGTCTGGGGCGAGCATGACGCGATCGCGGCCGGCAATTTTCCGGAGCGCGAACGCCTGCTCCGGGCCATCCGCCCCGACCTGACCTTCGACCTCCTGTCCGATGCCGGCCACTGGGCCGCCTACGAGCAGCCCGAGGCCTTCGACGCCCTGCTCGAACGTCGGATCGGCTGACACCCCCTCCATTGCAGGCAAATCCGCTATGCCGGCCACGTCGGTTGCCGCACGATTTTATAGAATGCATTCTTCCTCGGCGAGACGGGCCGCAGACCTCCTGAAGGGGTCGGCTACAAGACCCCGCCGCCCGAGGAGGCCGAATTGATGCAGGACGACGCGGCGCGATCGGCCGGAGACGGACCCGAACGGCCCCATGCGGGCTCACGTCCGGATGCCGGCGCGGGCCCCCGCCCCTATGCGGGCACACGGGTGCTCGATCTGACCCGCCTGTTCGGCGCCTACGCCACCCGGCTGTTCGCCGATCTCGGCGCCGAGGTGATCCGGGTCGAACCGCCCGGCGGCGCCTCCGACCGGCGCCTGCCGCCCGCCGGCGCCGGCGCACTGACGGCCGGACATGGCGGCGTGCCCTTCGCGTTTCTGGCCCTCAACAAGAAGAGCGTCGTGGTCGATCTGGCCGCGCCGGAGGGCCGCGACATCCTCAGGGCCCTGGTGGCGACCGCGTCCGTGGTGGTGGTCGAGCCGGAGGCCGATGACGGGCTCCTCGCCGACATCCTGGCGGTGCCGGGCGTGCGCGTCGTCACCGTCATCACCCCGTTCGGCCTGACCGGCCCCTATGCGGGCTTCGCCGCCTCCGACCTGGTCGTGCAGGCGCTCGGCGGCATCGTCTGGCTGTCGGGCGAGCCGGGCAAGCCACCACTCAAGATCGCCGGCGAGCAGAGCCTGTTCGTCGCCTCGCTCTATGCCGCGGCCGCCACCGCCATCGCTCTCTGGGACGCGGAGACGCGCGGCGCCGGCCATGTCGTCGATGTCTCGGCGCAGGAATGCATCGCCCACTCGCTGCAGAACGCCGTGCAGGTCTACGACCTCGAAGGCCGCGTCTCCACGCGCGGCGGCGAGGGCACCCGGGACGCGACCGAAAGCGCCTTTGCGTGCCAGGACGGATGGGTCTTCCTGGCCGCGCCGCTCGCCCTGCAGGCCTCCTGGGCCGGCCTTCTCGCCTGGATGAAGGAGGAAGGTTTCGACGGCCATGCCGTGCTGACCGGCGCCCCCTGGCAGGACCGGCCGCGCCGAACGACGGCGGCCATGAAGGCGGAGTTCAAGGTGCTGATCGAGCGCTTCCTGGCCGACAAGACCCGGGCGCGCTGCGCCGCCGAGGCGCTGAAGCGCAAGATCGTGATGGCCCCGGTCGCCTCGATCGCCGAACTCGGCCAGGACCCCCAGCTCCTGTTCCGCCGCTTCTTCCAGACCGTCGCGATGCCGGGCATCGGATCGGACGTGACCATCCCGGGCGCGCCCTACCGCCTGTCCGAACCGGTCTGGGCGATCGACCGCCCCGCCCCGCGGCTCGGCGAGCATGACGGCGAGGTGCTCGGCCTCCATCGCCATGATCAGGACCATCCGGGCCGCGCCGATCCGGCCGGCCGGGCGAGCGCGTGAGGAGACGGCGATGACCCCCGATTTTCTGGCCGGCATCCGTTTCGCCGACTTCACCTGGGCCGGCGCCGGCCCCTTCTCGACCAAGCTTTTTTCGGATTTCGGCGCCGAGGTCCTGAAGATCGAAGGCGTCGCACGGCCCGATCCGGTCCGCGTCGGCGGACCGTTCAAGGACGGCGTCTTCGGCATCAACCGCAGCGGCTACTTCGCCTCGCGCAATACCGGCAAGAAGAGCGTCGCGATCAACATGAAGAACCCGGACAGCCGGGCGACGCTCTACGAGATCATCCGGCAGTCCGACATCGTCAGCAACAATTTCGGACCCGGCGCCATGGAACGGCTGGGGCTCGGCTATGACGACCTCGTTCGGATCAAGCCGGACCTGATCTATCTGTCGATGCCGATGTATGGCGAGGACGGGCCGCTCGCCGGCATGACCGGCGTCGGCATGACCATCAGCGCCGTCACCGGGCTGATGGCGGCGACCGGCTACGAGGGCGAGGGCCCGCTCGGCCCCGGCACCCATTTTCCCGACCATGCCGCCAATCCCTACCACGCCGCCTTCGCGGTGATGGCCGCCCTGCGCCACCGGCGGGCGACCGGCCGGGGCATGAAGATCGACCTGTCGCAGGTGGAATCGACCATCAACTGCATGGGGTTGGCGGTGGTCGAGACGGCCGCGACGGGTCGCGAGCAGCCCCGGCTCGGCAACCGCTCGCTGCACCATGCGCCGCACGGCGTCTTCGCCTGCGCCGGCGAGGACAGCTGGTGCGCGATCACGGTGCTCGACGACCGGCACTGGCGGGATCTGTGCGCCGTGATGGGCGATGCCGCGATGGCGACCGATCCGGCCCTCAAGACCGAAGCCGGCCGGCTCGCCGCCGTCGACCGGGTCGAGGCCGCGGTTTCGGCCTGGACCCGGGGCCTGTCGGCGGAGGCCGTCATGGCGGCCTGCCAGGCGCGCGGCGTGCCGGCGGGCGTCGTCTCCACCTCGCGCCGGCTGATGGAGGATGATCCGCAGCTCCGCCACCGCGACTACTGGCAGGTGGTCGACCATCCGGAGATCGGGCCGGCCCGCTTCACCGCCCCGCCCTTCCGGGTCGACGGCGAGCGGATCGCGCTGAAGCGCCCGCCGCTGATCGGCGAGCATACCGACAGCGTCCTCGCCGACCTGCTCGGCTACAGCGCCGAGCGCATCGCGTCGCTTCGCGCCACAGGAGTCCTCGAATGACCGCCCGCGATCTGGCCAGGGTCGGCGCCGTGATCGGCGTCGGCGAGAGCGACTATGTCGGCGACCATGCCCGCGTGCGCGCCGGCGAGAAGCCGGCGGATTCCTACGGCTATGCGGCGACCGCCTTCCGGGCGGCGCTCGCCGATGCCGGGATCGGCCGCGACGAGATCGACGGCCTGATCGTCGGCCCGACGCTCGCCTACGAGCGCACCGGCGAGATCCTCGGCATCAATCCGCGCTGGGGCGGCCAGGCCGACGCCATGCTGGCGGTGATCGAGGCCTGCATGGCGATCCGCTCCGGCCTCGCCGAGGTGGTCGCGCTGGTCTACGGCAACGACCAGCGCTCCGCGGCGATCCAGTATGGCGGGCCGGAGGCGATGGGCGGGAACATGTTCCTGTCCTACGTCTACCACGCGCCCTGGGGCTTCACCTCGCAGGGCGCCCTCTACGCCATGATGTTCCGCCGCTTCGGCGAACTGACCGGCTGCACGGAGCGCGATCTCGGCGAGGTCGCCGTCGCCCAGCGCCACGCGGCCAGCCTCAATCCGCATGCCCTGATGCGCAAGCCGATCACCATCGAGGACTACATGGCGGCGCGCTACATCTGCGAGCCGCTGCGGCTGTTCGACTATTGCCTGATCAACGATGGCGGCGTGGTGCTCATCATCGCCGAGGCCGAGCGCGCGCGAAAGATGGCCCGCAAGGCGCCGGTGCTGATCCACGGCGTCGGCCGCTCCGACCTCAACCGCGGCGCCACCAGCCTGGAGCCGCGCCTGCTCGAATTCTACCGCCCGGCCCAGGAGGCCTGTGCGGCGCAGGTCTATGCCATGGCGGGCGTCGGCCCCGAGGACATGAGCGCGCTGCAGATCTACGACAGCTTCTCCTGCCACGTCCCCTTCGCGCTCGAAGGCTACGGCTACTGCCGCCCCGGCGATGTCGGCCGCTTCATGCGCGAGGACGGCATCGGGCTCGGCGGGCGCATCCCGGTCAATACCGGCGGCGGCCATCTGTCAGAAAGCTACATGCAGGGCTGGGCGCACCAGGTCGAGGCCGTCCGGCAGGTGCGCGGGGAATGCGGCGCCCGGCAGGTCGCGGCGCGCGGCGCCGGCGACAGCCGCTTCGTCCATTACAATTCGGACGTGGCCGGCAAGGCCGTCTCCATCATCTACGGGAGCTGAGCCGCCATGGCCAATTCTGCCGCCGTCATGTCCATGTATGACGAGCCGATGTGGGAGAGCATCCGCGCCCATGACTGGCACCTGCAGCAATGCGACGACTGCGCGGAATGGCGCTATCCGCCGGGGCCGTGCTGTCCGCATTGCCTGTCGCCGCGGTCGACCTGGCGTCCGCTCTCCGGACGCGGCGAGATCGCCTCCTGGGTGGTGTTCCACCGCCAATATTTCGACAACTGGCCGCCGCCCTACAATGTCGTCGCCGTCAAGCTCGCCGAGGGACCGCTGGTCATCTCGAATCTGACCGGACCGGAGCCGGAGGGCAGTTGGATCGGCCGGCCGGTCGCGGTGGCCTACGGAACGGATGCCGCCGGGACGCTCATCCCGCAGATGCGGCTCGCCGAATGACCGAGGCCGCAGCGGCCGAAGGGCGGAAGGCAGAAGGGGGCAGCGGGCTGCTGCCCGGGATGCTGGATGGGTTGCGCGTCATCGAGACCGCCGACGAGCGCGGCGAGTATTGCGGCCTGATCCTGGCCGGGCTCGGCGCCGAGGTGATCAAGCTCGAACTGCCGCAGGGCTCGCCGACCCGGGCAATCGGCCCCTTCATCGACGATCGTCCAGGCCCCGACCGCTCGCTGCACTTCCTCGCCATGAACCGCGGCAAGCGCTCGGCGGTGATCGAGGACGGCGAGGCGATGCGGGCCCTTTTGGCCTCCGCCGACATCCATCTCGACGCGACCGGCGGCGCGGCGCTCGCCCGCTTCGGCCTCGATGCCGCGGCGGCGCGGGCCCTGAACCCGCGGCTGATCACCGCCCGGATCACGCCCTTCGGCGATACCGGACCGTGGCGGGACTTCAAGGGCTCGGACCTCGTCCATCTGGCGCTCGGCGGCATCATGATGAATTGCGGCTACGACGCCGCGCCGGACGGCTACGACCTGCCGCCGATCGCCCCGCAGCTCTGGCACGCCTATATGATCGCCGGCGAACAGCTGGCCGTCGGCATCGCGGCCGCGCTGATCCGGCGATTGAAGGACGGCGCCGGTCAGGACGTGTCGGTCGCGATCCACGAGGCGGTCGCCAAGAATACCGAGCTCGATCTGATGTCCTGGGTCATGCGCCGGGCGCCGCTGCACCGCCAGACCGCACGCCACGCCGTCGAGACGCCGAACCGGACGCCCAACATCGCCAACACCAAGGATGGCCGCTGGGTCATGTCCTGGGGCGTCTCGGCGCGCGACAAGGCCAAGCTGGTGCCCTTCCTGAAGCGCTGGGACATGGCCGCCGACCTGGAACCGCCGCCGGCCGACGCCGACCTGTCGGCGCGCAACGTGCCGGGTTCGACCGACGCCGACGAGGCTGCGAACCATGTCCAGGATGTGGTCCAGCGCTTCGTGCGCGCCTTCCGCTACGAGGCCGTGCCGTGGCGGGCCGCGCAGGAGGCCGGGCTGCTCTGGGCGCCGGTGCGCAAGCCGCACGAGAATGCCGAGGACCCGCACTGGCTGGCACGCGGCACCTTCGCCGATCTCGACCACCCGGAGCTTGGCCGGACGCTGCGCTATCCGGTCTCGAAATGGTGCGCCTCCGCGACCGCCTGGCAGGCCGGCAACGCCGCGCCCCGCCTCGACGAGTACGGACCGGCGCTGCGCGCCGCCCTCCGGGCCGGCGGCACCCCGCCGGCCGCCACCTCCGCGCAAGCCACTCCCGCCCGGCGCTCCCCAGCCACCGTGCGCGCACCGCTGGCCGAGCGCGCGGACGTGGTCTCGGCGCGCGGTCGGCCGATGCCGCTTGGCGGCGTGCGCATCTTCGACTTCTCCTGGTTCCTGGCCTCGGCCGGCGGCACCCGCTTCCTCGCCTCGCTCGGCGCGGAGGCGATCAAGGTCGAATGGAAGGAGAACCCCGACACCCGGCTCGCCGCGATGGCGCCGGTCGGCGGCCGGGCGGCGCGCGACGCCGCGACCGGTCCCCTGAAAGGCGTGACCGATCCCGACATGGGCGGCCAGTTCAACCACAAAAATGCCGGCAAGCGCGGGCTGTCGCTCAACATCCGGCATCCGAAGGGCCTGGCCATCGCCAAGGACCTGATCCGGCTGTCCGACGTGGTCGCCGAGGGCTTCTCGCCCGGCGTCCTGGAACGGCTCGGCCTCGGCTGGGACGTGCTACGGGCGATCCGGCCGGACATCATCTATGTGCAGCAGTCCGGCATGGGCTCGGCCGGCCACTATGGCCGGTTCCGCACCGTCGGACCGGTCGCCGCCTCCTTCGCCGGCACGACCGACATGTCCGGGCTGCCGGAGCCGGCCATGCCGGCCGGCTGGGGCTATTCCTATCTGGACTGGGCCGGCGCGCACGGCTTCGCGCTCGCGATCCTCGGCGCGCTGCATCACCG
Encoded proteins:
- a CDS encoding Gfo/Idh/MocA family protein, producing the protein MRVAFAGASHWHLPLYLEPLRRLDGIDLVGMADPDPDWAAACRERHGCPGETDLGTLLARTRPDFVFALGQHADMARQAAILIEAGIPFALEKPCGLDAREVSGIARQAEARGSFAAVPLVLRNGGFLPHMNHRLADDPLHYASFRFVAGPPQRYRDTGCAWMLDPARAGGGALINLGVHFMDIARCWLPGAQTRVIASVMGNAAAGLPIEDYAAVTVSDGRRTVTVETGYLTPAATHQFDMHYAVDMAGGYVTVAGPGAVDIADRSGGRETLAMPTTNVPLYEVFVADVLDRARSGRPPLAGLDAMAEAFGLIDQAYAMAAPFRVARPA
- a CDS encoding D-2-hydroxyacid dehydrogenase family protein, whose product is MRSVRLALLDDYQGVALSLGDWQRLAPAVTVDALDGPIGDIDRVAERLAPYDAILAMRERTPFPAALFARLPRLRLLVTAGMANAAIDLEAAAAHGVQVCGTRSWPHATPELTLGLMLALVRHIPREALGMRTGRWQETVGVGLHGRTLGLIGLGTIGSRMAAFGQVLGMKVIAWSANLTDEKAAAAGAIRVDKEDLLAAADVVSIHLRLSERSRGLIGARELGLMKPTAYLINTSRGPIVDEAALVAHLQAGRIAGAGLDVFDLEPLPADHPLRSLDNAVLLPHLGYVVEENYRLIYADTIEAVEGFQAGTPVRPLNAPRGA
- a CDS encoding GntR family transcriptional regulator; translated protein: MAAITKQDWVAQVLRERIIAGQYARGDKLKQAELAAELGVSITPVREALLTLQAEGYVGGNPHKGLIVPHLVAGQVREIYDLRLMLERELTAIAVARITPGRFQELQDLQRDVVRAIEAGDLLAVRTANVRFHFGLYAMAERPQTLHFVRVLWSKYPFTAQDTRHDRPNRMRHEHDDILARIADDDPSGAVEAMVAHIRSGWREGRHGLAAVPATGAVTA
- a CDS encoding alpha/beta fold hydrolase, which codes for MSSAENPPCAAAIPAATSTTVPAPIAALDATAERIATPCGAGAMVWRAWGAGRPVVLLHGGYGSWQHWVRNIPALAARRRVYAADMPGLGDSADAPEPVVPETIAAILARGLDAIGLAAAETDLVGFSFGALIGSHLAALRPGHRSLTLVGAGAIGAARRAITLERTDLDLSPADLAAAQRRNLNRLMIADPARIDDLAVAIQTDNVARARVKSRRFAASASILEALRRAKIGQLHVVWGEHDAIAAGNFPERERLLRAIRPDLTFDLLSDAGHWAAYEQPEAFDALLERRIG
- a CDS encoding CoA transferase, giving the protein MLDLTRLFGAYATRLFADLGAEVIRVEPPGGASDRRLPPAGAGALTAGHGGVPFAFLALNKKSVVVDLAAPEGRDILRALVATASVVVVEPEADDGLLADILAVPGVRVVTVITPFGLTGPYAGFAASDLVVQALGGIVWLSGEPGKPPLKIAGEQSLFVASLYAAAATAIALWDAETRGAGHVVDVSAQECIAHSLQNAVQVYDLEGRVSTRGGEGTRDATESAFACQDGWVFLAAPLALQASWAGLLAWMKEEGFDGHAVLTGAPWQDRPRRTTAAMKAEFKVLIERFLADKTRARCAAEALKRKIVMAPVASIAELGQDPQLLFRRFFQTVAMPGIGSDVTIPGAPYRLSEPVWAIDRPAPRLGEHDGEVLGLHRHDQDHPGRADPAGRASA
- a CDS encoding CaiB/BaiF CoA transferase family protein; translated protein: MTPDFLAGIRFADFTWAGAGPFSTKLFSDFGAEVLKIEGVARPDPVRVGGPFKDGVFGINRSGYFASRNTGKKSVAINMKNPDSRATLYEIIRQSDIVSNNFGPGAMERLGLGYDDLVRIKPDLIYLSMPMYGEDGPLAGMTGVGMTISAVTGLMAATGYEGEGPLGPGTHFPDHAANPYHAAFAVMAALRHRRATGRGMKIDLSQVESTINCMGLAVVETAATGREQPRLGNRSLHHAPHGVFACAGEDSWCAITVLDDRHWRDLCAVMGDAAMATDPALKTEAGRLAAVDRVEAAVSAWTRGLSAEAVMAACQARGVPAGVVSTSRRLMEDDPQLRHRDYWQVVDHPEIGPARFTAPPFRVDGERIALKRPPLIGEHTDSVLADLLGYSAERIASLRATGVLE
- a CDS encoding thiolase family protein, which encodes MTARDLARVGAVIGVGESDYVGDHARVRAGEKPADSYGYAATAFRAALADAGIGRDEIDGLIVGPTLAYERTGEILGINPRWGGQADAMLAVIEACMAIRSGLAEVVALVYGNDQRSAAIQYGGPEAMGGNMFLSYVYHAPWGFTSQGALYAMMFRRFGELTGCTERDLGEVAVAQRHAASLNPHALMRKPITIEDYMAARYICEPLRLFDYCLINDGGVVLIIAEAERARKMARKAPVLIHGVGRSDLNRGATSLEPRLLEFYRPAQEACAAQVYAMAGVGPEDMSALQIYDSFSCHVPFALEGYGYCRPGDVGRFMREDGIGLGGRIPVNTGGGHLSESYMQGWAHQVEAVRQVRGECGARQVAARGAGDSRFVHYNSDVAGKAVSIIYGS
- a CDS encoding Zn-ribbon domain-containing OB-fold protein; translation: MANSAAVMSMYDEPMWESIRAHDWHLQQCDDCAEWRYPPGPCCPHCLSPRSTWRPLSGRGEIASWVVFHRQYFDNWPPPYNVVAVKLAEGPLVISNLTGPEPEGSWIGRPVAVAYGTDAAGTLIPQMRLAE
- a CDS encoding CaiB/BaiF CoA-transferase family protein, yielding MTEAAAAEGRKAEGGSGLLPGMLDGLRVIETADERGEYCGLILAGLGAEVIKLELPQGSPTRAIGPFIDDRPGPDRSLHFLAMNRGKRSAVIEDGEAMRALLASADIHLDATGGAALARFGLDAAAARALNPRLITARITPFGDTGPWRDFKGSDLVHLALGGIMMNCGYDAAPDGYDLPPIAPQLWHAYMIAGEQLAVGIAAALIRRLKDGAGQDVSVAIHEAVAKNTELDLMSWVMRRAPLHRQTARHAVETPNRTPNIANTKDGRWVMSWGVSARDKAKLVPFLKRWDMAADLEPPPADADLSARNVPGSTDADEAANHVQDVVQRFVRAFRYEAVPWRAAQEAGLLWAPVRKPHENAEDPHWLARGTFADLDHPELGRTLRYPVSKWCASATAWQAGNAAPRLDEYGPALRAALRAGGTPPAATSAQATPARRSPATVRAPLAERADVVSARGRPMPLGGVRIFDFSWFLASAGGTRFLASLGAEAIKVEWKENPDTRLAAMAPVGGRAARDAATGPLKGVTDPDMGGQFNHKNAGKRGLSLNIRHPKGLAIAKDLIRLSDVVAEGFSPGVLERLGLGWDVLRAIRPDIIYVQQSGMGSAGHYGRFRTVGPVAASFAGTTDMSGLPEPAMPAGWGYSYLDWAGAHGFALAILGALHHRERTGEGQWIDSSQCEAGIYQTAIPVLDWSANGRPWSRIGNRSPYKPAAPHGAYRCRGTDRWLAIACFDEAEWRALLGVMDCTALADDPRFATLADRLRHQDALDRAVTAWTLDQDAGAAMLRLQAAGVPAGLCQTAEDRIDHDPQLAALDWMTEVTGSRIGRWPVPEFPVRLERTPAHAGGPIDRGAPCYGEDNMSILTGLLGFSEADVHRLAEDGVL